AGACGAGCTTCGATGCTTTGCGAGAAGACGACGGCAAGGTTGTCGAGACTTTCGAAATCCTCGTGCTGACCGGCTGGCGCGACTAGTCCCCTATTCCTTAATTCAGCGCCGCCTGCGCTGCCGCCAGCCGCGCGATCGGCACGCGGTAGGGAGAGGCGCTGACGTAATCGAGGCCGACTTCCTCGCAGAACGCGATGCTCGCCGGATCGCCGCCGTGCTCGCCGCAAATGCCGAGCTTGATGTCGGGCCGCGTGCGCCGCCCGCTCTCCGCCGCCATCTCGACCAGCTGGCCGACCCCGTCGATATCGAGGCTGACGAACGGATCGCGCGGGAAGATGCCCTTGTCGACATACGGGGCGAGGAACCGCGCGGAATCGTCGCGGGAGACGCCCAAAGTCGTCTGCGTCAGGTCGTTGGTGCCGAAGCTGAAGAACGCGCCCTCTTCGGCGATCTCACCGGCCATCAGCGCCGCGCGCGGCAGTTCGATCATGGTGCCGACGAGATAGTCGACCCGCGCGCCCTTCTCGGCGAACACTTCCTCCGCGACTTTGTCGACCAAAGCGCGCAGAATCTGCAATTCGCGCTTCGTCGCCACCAGCGGGATCATGATCTCGGGCAGCGGCGCTTCGCCGGAAGAGGCTTGCACATCGCACACCGCCTCGAAGATGGCGCGCGCCTGCATCTCGTAGATCTCGGGAAAGGTGATCCCCAACCGGCACCCGCGATGGCCCAGCATCGGGTTGAATTCGTGCAATTCGCCCGCGCGCCGCTTGAGGTAGTCGACCCCCAGCCCGGTCGCATCGGACAGGTCGGCGAACTCCGCGTCGCTGTGCGGCAGGAACTCGTGCAACGGCGGATCGAGCAGACGGATCGTGCAGGGCAGACCCGCCATGACCTCGAAAATCGCGGTGAAGTCCGCGCGCTGTTCGGGCAGCAGCTGGTCGAGCGCCGCGCGCCGCCCGCGTTCGTCTTCGGCAAGGATCATCTGGCGCACCGCGCTGATCCGGCCGGCTTCGAAGAACATGTGCTCGGTGCGGCACAGCCCGATGCCCTCCGCCCCGAACTGCCGCGCCATCTTGCAGTCCGCCGGGGTCTCGGCATTGGTGCGCACCTTCATCCGGCGCAGGCCATCGGCCCAAACCATCAGCGTGGCAAAATCACCGACCAGCTCCGGCTCGACGGTCGGCACGATCCCGAGCATCACTTCGCCCTTCGCCCCGTCGAGCGTGATCTCGTCGCCCTCCTTCAGCTCATGCGAACCGATCCGCAGCGTGCGTGCGTCGCGATCGATCGAGACCGCGCTCGCACCGGAAACGCAGGGCCGCCCCATGCCGCGCGCGACCACCGCAGCGTGTGACGTCATGCCGCCGCGCGCGGTCAGGATGCCCTGCGCCGCGTGCATGCCGTGGATGTCCTCCGGACTGGTCTCGACCCGGACGAGGATCACCTTGTCGCCGCGCTGCGACCATTGCTCCGCCGTATCGGCATCGAGCACGATCTTGCCTGCAGCCGCGCCAGGCGAGGCTGGAAGCCCTGTCGTCAGCACATGACGCGGCGCATCGGGATCGAGCGTCGGGTGGAGCAGCTGGTCCAGAGCCATCGGGTCGATGCGCCGCACCGCCTCGCGCTCGTCGATCAACCCCTCGACCACCATCTCGACCGCCATCTTGAGCGCGGCCTTTGCGGTGCGCTTGCCCGAGCGGGTTTGCAGCATCCACAGTTTCCCGCGTTCGACGGTAAACTCGATGTCCTGCATGTCCTTGTAATGACCCTCGAGCAGGTCGAACACGCGCGCCAGCTCGCCATAGGCCTCGGACATAGCCTCTTCCATCGACAGCGGCTTGGCCCCCGCCGCCTCGCGCGCGGCTTTCGTCAGGTATTGCGGCGTACGGATGCCCGCGACAACGTCCTCGCCCTGCGCGTTGATCAGGTATTCGCCGTAATAGGCGCGCTCGCCGGTCGCCGGGTCGCGGGTGAAAGCGACGCCGGTGGCGCTGGTATCGCCCATGTTGCCGAACACCATTGCCTGCACGTTGACGGCAGTGCCCCAGTCGGCCGGGATGTCGTTGAGGCGGCGATAGACCTTGGCGCGGTCGCTGTCCCAGCTGTCGAACACCGCGCGGATTGCGCCCCACAGCTGCTCGTGCACGTCCTGCGGGAACGGCTGGCCCAGTTCGGCTTCGGCGATACCCTTGTATTCGGCGACAATCGCTTTCCAGTCGTCCGCCGACAGCTCGGTATCGGCGTAGAAGCCATTGTCTTCCTTGACGATCTCCAGTGCTTCTTCGAACAGGCCGTGATCGATCCCGAGCACCACGTCGGCATACATCTGGATGAAGCGACGGTAGCTGTCCCACGCGAACCGCTCGTCACCGCTGGTGCTCGCCAGCCCTTCGACGGTGGCGTCGTTGAGGCCGAGGTTGAGCACTGTGTCCATCATGCCGGGCATCGAGACGCGCGCGCCCGAGCGCACCGATACCAGCAGCGGGTCCGCCGCATCGCCGAAGCGTTTGCCGACCGCGTTTTCGATGTGGGCGAGCGCGGATTCGACATCGGCCTTCAGCGCATCCCCGAACGAGCCATCGGCAAGGTAGCGCACGCATTCCTCGGTCGTGATGGTGAAGCCGGGCGGGACCGGCAGCCCGATGCTCGCCATTTCGGCCAGGTTCGCGCCCTTCCCACCGGTGACCACCTTGTCCTTCTGGCGCGGGTCGTCGTGCGGGGTGTTTCCGCCGAAAGGATAGACCGTTTGCTCGGACATAAAGTTTCCTACGAAGTTGACACAAGTGACATAGTGTCACCCAAAGATTTGGCGCGTAAGCCTATCAAAATGCGAAGCTTTCCGGTCGAAAAGCGAAGCTGACACCTTCCCAACCCGGTTCACCCCTCGATCCGGCTGAAATCGGCCACCCGGTGCACCGCATCGCGGAACCGCGCCAGCAGGGCGAGGCGAGCTTCGCGTTTGGCCGGATCGTCGTCATTGACGGTTACCTCGTCGAAGAAGGCGTCGATGGGAACGCGCAGGGTGGCGAGCGCGGCCATCGCGCCTTCGAAGTCTTCGGCCTCGATTGCCTGTGCAGCCGTGGGCGCCGCGGCATCGAGCGCATCGATCAGCGCCTTCTCGGCCGGTTCGGGCGAGTAGGAAAGGGGATTGTCGCCTTGAGCCCCTTCCCTTGAGGGAAGGGGTTGGGGATGGGTGTTCGACGCATCGGACGTGGCACCCCCCACCCCCGGCCCCTCCCCCGTGGGGAGGGGAGTTGGATAGTCCTCCTTCTTCAGGATATTCGCAGCGCGCTTGTAGCCTGCGAGCAGGTTCACGCCGTTGTCTGTCTCGATAAAGCCTTGCAGCGCCTTCACGCGGGCTAAGAGGCGAACGAGATCATGCTCATCACCCAAATCCTCATCGCCTCCCAGCGAAGCTACAGCGTCGATGACATCATGCCGGACACCTGCTTCGCGCTGCTGCACCTTCAGACGATCAAGAACAAATGAACCGAAATGACCACCTGCGATCACCGTTTCGAGCAAACTATCGCCACCTATAGCGCGATCAAATGCATCTATGAAATCGAACCGCAGCGAGTTCTCAACGCTAATGGAGATCATCCCGATCACAGCGCGACGCAGTGCAAACGGGTCTTTTGAGCCAGTAGGACGCTCATCAATTCTGAAGAATTGGGCCAAAGTATCCAACTTATCCGCCAGCGACACCGCCACCGTCACCGGCGCAGTCGGCACGTCGTCGCCTTGCCCCACCGGTTTGTAGTGATCGCGGATCGCGTCGGAGACTTCCTGCGGCAGACCTTCCTTCTCGGCGTAATATCCGCCCATCAGGCCCTGCAATTCAGGGAACTCGCCGACCATCTCGGTCACGAGATCGGCCTTGCACAGCCGCGCGGCCTGTTCGGCGAGGCCAGGGTCGCCTTTGACGATGCCCTCTTCACACAACCACCGCGCCAGCTTCGCCACGCGCTCGACCTTGTCGGCGACCGTGCCCAGCTTTTCGTGGAATGTAATCCGCTCGAGCTTCTGCGCGTGTTCGGCGAGCGGCGTTTTCTGGTCCAGCTCCCAGAAGAACCGCGCATCGGAAAGCCGCGCGGCAAGGACCTTCTCATTGCCTGCCGCAACCGCATCGCCGCCATCGTTCGCTTCGATATTGGCTACGCAGGCAAATACCGGCGCGAGGCTGCCGGCGCGGTTCGCCATGAAATACTTCTGATTGAGGCGGGCCGTGAGCTGGATCACCTCGGGCGGGACGTCGAGGAATTCCTCGTCGAACCCGCCCACGAGTGGGACCGGCCATTCGGTCAGGCCGGCATTCTCGACCACAAGGCCTTCGTCCTCGATCATGTCGAGGCCCATCGCGTCGAATTCCGCGGCCACCTTCACGCGGATGATGTCCTGCCGCTCCTCGTGGTCGACGATCACGTGCGCCGCGCGCAATCTGTCGGCGTAGTCGCCCGCGCCGTCGATCGCGATCGGCCCGGTGGAATGGAAGCGGTGACCCACAGTTTCGCGCCCGCTGGCAAGCCCGTCCATCACGCACGGCACGACCTCGCCGTCGAGCAGCGCGACGATGCCTGAGAGCGGACGCACCCACTTCAGGCTTTCGGTCGAGATCGAGGCTTCGCCCCAGCGCATCGACTTGGGCCAAGAGAAATCGCGGATGATCGCGGGAATGGCGGCGGCGAGCAGGTCGCTGACGGCCTGCCCCGGCTTTTCGATCACGGCAAACCAGGTCGCGCGGCCCTTGACGTCGCGCTCTTCCAGCTGGTCGCGCGTCACGCCATTCTTGCGGCAGAACCCGTCGACCGCCTGGTCGGGCGCGCCCACCGGCGGGCCTTTCGCTTCCTCATGGACTGCCCCGGTCTCGGTCGGCAGGCCCTTCGCGATCAGCGCCAGCCTGCGCGGAGTGGACCAAACGGTCACCTCGCCGGTTTCGACGCCAGCTGCCTCCATCTCGCGGCGGAAGAGCTTTTCTAGCTCCGCACGCGCTCCCGCCTGCATGCGGGCGGGTATCTCTTCAGAGCGCAGTTCGAGCAGGAAGTCGGCCATCACACCAAGCTCCAGCCCGGGAACTTCTCGGCCCATTTCGGCGCCATCTGTTCGGCGTAGGTCTCGCACGAAGACCGCGCCAGATCGCGCACCCGGCCCATATAGCTCGCGCGTTCCTGCACGCTGATCACGCCGCGTGCCTGCAGCAGGTTGAAGATGTGGCTGGCTTCGACGGCCTGTTCATAGGCCGCGATCGGCACCGCATTGGCGAGCGCATTCTGGCACTCGGCTTCGGCCTTGTTGAACAGGTCGAACAGCGCATCGGTGTCGGCGACTTCGAAGTTCCATTTCGACATCTGCTTCTCGTTCTCGAGAAACACCTCGCCGTAGCTCACGCCGCGACCGTTGAAGTCGAGGTCGAACACGTTGTCGACGCCCTGGATATACATCGCCAGCCGCTCGAGCCCGTAGGTGAGTTCGCCCGCGACCGGCTTGCAGTCGAAGCCGCCCATCTGCTGGAAATAGGTGAACTGGGTGACTTCCATCCCGTCGCACCAGACCTCCCAGCCCAGCCCCCATGCGCCGAGAGTGGGCGATTCCCAGTCGTCCTCGACGAAGCGAATGTCATGCTTGAGCGGGTCGATCCCGATCGCCTTCAGGCTGTCGAGATAGAGCTCCTGGATGTCGCCCGGCGATGGCTTCAGGATCACCTGGTACTGGTAGTAATGCTGCAACCGGTTGGGGTTTTCGCCATAGCGCCCGTCGGTCGGGCGGCGGCACGGCTGAACGAAGGCGGCGTTCCACGGCTCCGGGCCGAGCGCGCGCAGGGTCGTCGCGGTATGGAACGTCCCCGCCCCCATGCGCATGTCATACGGTTGCAGGATCACGCAGCCCTGGGCGCTCCAGAAGTCGTGCAGCGTCAGGATCATGTCCTGGAACGAGCGCGTCGGGTCGCGACCCGAATCACCTCTCGTTGCAAGCGATTCGTTCGCGGCGTTTCTGACCTCGGATACCATGCCGCGCGCAATGGCTGATGCCCCTCTCAGCGTCAATGATGCAGTGCAGCATACACCCGATTTTCACAGCCGAAACCCGCACAAATCCTCGGTTTTTGTCACCCCATCCTTACGAAATGTCAGGTCATGTTGACATGGTCAGCGAATCGCGACATAAAGTAAGGGCGACCTGACATTTCGGAAGGTTGATGCGACAAACTTCTCACTCCCCAGGAGAATTAATCATGCGTTTCATTGCTGCCACTTTCGCCACTTCCCTCGCTCTCATCGCCGCACCGGCCGCCGCCAGCGGGATGAACGCCACCGAGTTCACCGCGGAGGTCCAGCACAAGGATGTCGACCTCACCAGCCGCGACGGTGTTGCGCTGCTCGATGAGCGACTGAAGACGACAATCCGCCAGCAATGCGCCAATGGCGGCCGCGACCTTCAGTCGATCCGGCTCGAGCGCGAATGCCGCCAAAGCGCCCTCGCCTCGGTCGAGAGGCAGGTTCGCTTCGCCGTCGCCGAAGCCAAGGCCAACAAGGTCCGTCTTGCCCAGGGCACTCCAGTTGCACCTCAGGGCTGACGACACAGCCGTCTCTCGGCGGAAGACACCCCAAATCCGGCCTTCCGCCGAGAAAGGCACCCCAACTGGATCGAACGAGAAAGAGACCGATGAGCTACCCTGAAGACCCCCACGGACCGCGCAGCTACGGCAGGATGCACCTTGTGCTGAGCCATGTCGCAGCGGTCTCGTTCCTCGTCATGGTCTTGAGCAGGTTCGAAGTTATCCCGACTTCATTTGGCGTGATTGGCATCACGTTCGGCGTCCTCTCCCTGGTCGTGATGTTCACCACACGCAACAGCGACGAATGGATCGCTTCCCTATGGTCGGCAGGCGCGAATGCGGGATTTTTTGCCGCCATGGCGTGGCTGCTGATCCTGCCGTTTGCCGAAGGCGCCTACGATGGTCTGCTGGCCAACGAACGCCGACAGGATTTGCCCACTGACCTCGCCTCCTTTGTGGCGATGGGCGCATTTCTCGTCGCCTTTAATCTCAAGCGGCTGAGAGGATACTGACATGACCGATGCTACACCCGTCTCGTCTCGCCAGAAAGCAGTCGATCGCTATCTCAGGGCCGGGAATATCGGAACGGCGGCCGCAATCGCTTCTCCCGTCATTTACTTTGCGATGGTAAGCATTCTTGCAGATTGGAAAGAGGGCGATTCCGTTCTCCTGGTCTTGCTCCTCTTTCTCGCGATCGTGGTCTATCTGATTTGCGAGGCATATTCGGTCTTTCACGTGTTCTTCCGCCGCAAGACGGACGAGTACACCCTGGCAATGTGGCATAGCGGAACGACCTTCGCGTTCTTCGCAGCCATGCTCTGGCTTATCCTTGGGCCATGGGTCGAGACAGGCGTCTACGTGTATCTGGATTTCGACGTATTCGAGAGCGCTTCGGCGCGCGAGAACACGAGCTTCGAAGGCATCCTGGACGAGCCGGCCACTAGGGCCAGTGTTATCGAGCAATTCGCCACTCCGGTGATTCTGGCCGCGTTCTTTCTCGGCTTCCAATACAAGCGCTTCAAAGGAGCATATTGATGCCCTACGTTCCCAATGAGCCGGACACATATGAGCGCAGCAAGGTCTATCAGACCATCTGGATCAGCGCGGCTGCGTCCATTCCGACATTCGCGAACACTTTCATCGGATGGGAAAACTTCCTGATGGCGATCCTGTTCGGAGCGAGCGTCGGCGGACTTATCGTCGCTTTCATGGCCAACCGGGCCGACGAATACTTTCAGGCCATGATCGGTACCGGGATGCGCTGGGTGATGCTGATCCTGGGGCTGTATCTGTTCGCGATTTTCCTGCTCAACATCTCCGATATTTCGTTTTCAGCCGGTGCTGTCATGGCGGGCGGCATTGAGGGAGGATCCGGGGTATCCCCGCTGCGACATCTCTTGGACGCCAACGTGCTGGGCAAGGGATTGATGATCACATTCTACGCCGGATATGCCTTTGCCTGGAGCAAAGACTGGTGGGGCGGATAGGGACGTGAAAAACCGCCTCAAGGTCCTGCGCGCCGAACGCGACTGGAGCCAGGCCGAACTGGCCGCGCGGCTCGACGTGTCGCGTCAGGCCGTGAACGCGATCGAGACCGGAAAGCACGACCCCTCGCTCCCTCTGGCCTTTCGCATCGCCCGCCTGTTCGACATGGCGATTGAAGAGGTGTTCGATGACGGCGAAAACAGATAACCCACTCCCGTTCAACCTTCCGAAAAGCTTCCGCCCCTAATCAGCCCCCCGAAAGGATCGCTTCATGAAATTCTCGAAAGTTCTCACGCTGACATCGGCCCTCAGCCTCGCGCTGTTGGCCGCCAATCCGGTGCTCGCCGACGACCACGCCGCGCACGAGGCCGCGGCTGCGGTCGCCAAAGGCCCGGCACTGTGGAAGGTCGCAGACGAGGACACCACCATCTACCTGTTCGGGACGATCCATGCCTTGCCCAAGGAAATCGAGTGGTACGATGCCGAAATCGCCGAGGCGCTGACGGCGTCCGACACGATCGTGACGGAGATCAAGCTCGACAAGCAAAGCGAGGCCGCGATGCAGCAGCTGGCGATCGCCAAGGGCCTGCTGCCGCCGGACACCACCCTGCGCTCGCTGCTCGATGACGATCAGACCGCCACTTACGAAGCGGCGATGACCAAGCTGGGGCTGCCTACGGAAGCCTTCGACCGGCTCGAACCGTGGATGGCGGCGCTGTCGCTGACGATGCTGCCGCTGATGCAGCAGGGCTATTCCCCAGATAGCGGTGTCGACAAGGTGCTGATCCAGAAAGCGGGAGACAAGTCGCAGGACGCGCTCGAAACCGCCGAATTCCAGATCGCGATCTTCGACGAGATGGCGCAGGACGCGCAGATCGCATTCATGATCGAAGCCGCCGAAGGGATCGACGAGGTCAAGCCGATGCTCGACAGGATGGTCGAAGTGTGGGTCAAGGGCGATGCTGATACCCTTGCCGAATTCATGAACGAGAACATGGACGATCCGATGGTCGCGGAAAAGCTGCTGTTCGAGCGCAACCGCAACTGGGCCGAATGGATCGATACGCGGCTCGATTCGCCCGGCACCATCTTCATGGCGGTCGGCGCGGGTCACCTGGCAGGCGAAAAGAGCGTGCAGGATTACCTCGCCGAACGCGGGATCGAAACGATCCGAGTCCAGTAGGCGGCAGACCCAATCGTGACCCCGGCGCCCGCCAGCATCCTCGAGCGGCTCCTGATGGGCTGCAGGACGTTGCCGGCGGCGCGCTGGTGGACGCTGGCGGCGCCACTGTTGCTCGCTGCCTGCGACGATGATCCCGCGCCCGAAGGGCCGCCACCCAGCCCGCTGCTGTTGCAGATCACGTCGGAAGACGGCGCTGTCGAAGGATGGATGCTCGGCACAATCCATGCGCTGCCCGACGACGTCGAGTGGCGCACTCCGGCGATCGAGCGCGTGATCGGCGATGCCGATCTGCTCGCAGTCGAGGTCGCCAATCTCGAAGACCGCGAGGCGATCTCCGCGATCTTTGCCGAGCTGTCGCGCTCGACCGGATTGCCCGATATCGTCCAACGCCTCCCGCCGAGCCAGCGCGCCGACCTCGCCGACCTGATTTCGCGCGCCGGTTTCACCCGCGAGCATCTCGGCACCACCGAGACCTGGGCAGTGGCATTGCTGCTGGCGCAGGTGGATGCGCAGGGCAAACCGGAAAAC
The Erythrobacter sp. JK5 DNA segment above includes these coding regions:
- the ppdK gene encoding pyruvate, phosphate dikinase codes for the protein MSEQTVYPFGGNTPHDDPRQKDKVVTGGKGANLAEMASIGLPVPPGFTITTEECVRYLADGSFGDALKADVESALAHIENAVGKRFGDAADPLLVSVRSGARVSMPGMMDTVLNLGLNDATVEGLASTSGDERFAWDSYRRFIQMYADVVLGIDHGLFEEALEIVKEDNGFYADTELSADDWKAIVAEYKGIAEAELGQPFPQDVHEQLWGAIRAVFDSWDSDRAKVYRRLNDIPADWGTAVNVQAMVFGNMGDTSATGVAFTRDPATGERAYYGEYLINAQGEDVVAGIRTPQYLTKAAREAAGAKPLSMEEAMSEAYGELARVFDLLEGHYKDMQDIEFTVERGKLWMLQTRSGKRTAKAALKMAVEMVVEGLIDEREAVRRIDPMALDQLLHPTLDPDAPRHVLTTGLPASPGAAAGKIVLDADTAEQWSQRGDKVILVRVETSPEDIHGMHAAQGILTARGGMTSHAAVVARGMGRPCVSGASAVSIDRDARTLRIGSHELKEGDEITLDGAKGEVMLGIVPTVEPELVGDFATLMVWADGLRRMKVRTNAETPADCKMARQFGAEGIGLCRTEHMFFEAGRISAVRQMILAEDERGRRAALDQLLPEQRADFTAIFEVMAGLPCTIRLLDPPLHEFLPHSDAEFADLSDATGLGVDYLKRRAGELHEFNPMLGHRGCRLGITFPEIYEMQARAIFEAVCDVQASSGEAPLPEIMIPLVATKRELQILRALVDKVAEEVFAEKGARVDYLVGTMIELPRAALMAGEIAEEGAFFSFGTNDLTQTTLGVSRDDSARFLAPYVDKGIFPRDPFVSLDIDGVGQLVEMAAESGRRTRPDIKLGICGEHGGDPASIAFCEEVGLDYVSASPYRVPIARLAAAQAALN
- the glyS gene encoding glycine--tRNA ligase subunit beta encodes the protein MADFLLELRSEEIPARMQAGARAELEKLFRREMEAAGVETGEVTVWSTPRRLALIAKGLPTETGAVHEEAKGPPVGAPDQAVDGFCRKNGVTRDQLEERDVKGRATWFAVIEKPGQAVSDLLAAAIPAIIRDFSWPKSMRWGEASISTESLKWVRPLSGIVALLDGEVVPCVMDGLASGRETVGHRFHSTGPIAIDGAGDYADRLRAAHVIVDHEERQDIIRVKVAAEFDAMGLDMIEDEGLVVENAGLTEWPVPLVGGFDEEFLDVPPEVIQLTARLNQKYFMANRAGSLAPVFACVANIEANDGGDAVAAGNEKVLAARLSDARFFWELDQKTPLAEHAQKLERITFHEKLGTVADKVERVAKLARWLCEEGIVKGDPGLAEQAARLCKADLVTEMVGEFPELQGLMGGYYAEKEGLPQEVSDAIRDHYKPVGQGDDVPTAPVTVAVSLADKLDTLAQFFRIDERPTGSKDPFALRRAVIGMISISVENSLRFDFIDAFDRAIGGDSLLETVIAGGHFGSFVLDRLKVQQREAGVRHDVIDAVASLGGDEDLGDEHDLVRLLARVKALQGFIETDNGVNLLAGYKRAANILKKEDYPTPLPTGEGPGVGGATSDASNTHPQPLPSREGAQGDNPLSYSPEPAEKALIDALDAAAPTAAQAIEAEDFEGAMAALATLRVPIDAFFDEVTVNDDDPAKREARLALLARFRDAVHRVADFSRIEG
- a CDS encoding glycine--tRNA ligase subunit alpha yields the protein MILTLHDFWSAQGCVILQPYDMRMGAGTFHTATTLRALGPEPWNAAFVQPCRRPTDGRYGENPNRLQHYYQYQVILKPSPGDIQELYLDSLKAIGIDPLKHDIRFVEDDWESPTLGAWGLGWEVWCDGMEVTQFTYFQQMGGFDCKPVAGELTYGLERLAMYIQGVDNVFDLDFNGRGVSYGEVFLENEKQMSKWNFEVADTDALFDLFNKAEAECQNALANAVPIAAYEQAVEASHIFNLLQARGVISVQERASYMGRVRDLARSSCETYAEQMAPKWAEKFPGWSLV
- a CDS encoding UrcA family protein gives rise to the protein MRFIAATFATSLALIAAPAAASGMNATEFTAEVQHKDVDLTSRDGVALLDERLKTTIRQQCANGGRDLQSIRLERECRQSALASVERQVRFAVAEAKANKVRLAQGTPVAPQG
- a CDS encoding helix-turn-helix transcriptional regulator: MKNRLKVLRAERDWSQAELAARLDVSRQAVNAIETGKHDPSLPLAFRIARLFDMAIEEVFDDGENR
- a CDS encoding TraB/GumN family protein, with product MKFSKVLTLTSALSLALLAANPVLADDHAAHEAAAAVAKGPALWKVADEDTTIYLFGTIHALPKEIEWYDAEIAEALTASDTIVTEIKLDKQSEAAMQQLAIAKGLLPPDTTLRSLLDDDQTATYEAAMTKLGLPTEAFDRLEPWMAALSLTMLPLMQQGYSPDSGVDKVLIQKAGDKSQDALETAEFQIAIFDEMAQDAQIAFMIEAAEGIDEVKPMLDRMVEVWVKGDADTLAEFMNENMDDPMVAEKLLFERNRNWAEWIDTRLDSPGTIFMAVGAGHLAGEKSVQDYLAERGIETIRVQ
- a CDS encoding TraB/GumN family protein, whose translation is MTPAPASILERLLMGCRTLPAARWWTLAAPLLLAACDDDPAPEGPPPSPLLLQITSEDGAVEGWMLGTIHALPDDVEWRTPAIERVIGDADLLAVEVANLEDREAISAIFAELSRSTGLPDIVQRLPPSQRADLADLISRAGFTREHLGTTETWAVALLLAQVDAQGKPENGVDRQLIRAFTDREVRELEGAARQLTIFDTLPENDQRDLLAGVVEESSDQRDNPGRLRDAWLAGDVAILEEATTTGIMADRELREALLVERNRDWAAQLAALLRARERPLIAVGAAHLVGPDSVAAMLEQRGYTVTRVGR